CTTCACTGAATATGAATACTGGCACTTAATCTAGTGGTTAAAAATGATTAAATTGGCACATAaactaaatattttaaaaacaaactCGTATGTTTTGTTTTATCATTGTAGAACCcagatattttatattttatgcaGGATTCATTCCTCATAAAGAAAACATGAATTAAGCTATTTTTTTTTCATTCATTAGTGTATATGCGATAATCTTACAAGTCTcagaaaaaaagggggaaaagatGTTCCTCTCTTCATATGATCAACTCCAACTATGTTTGATTTCAAAATATTGATCcgaaaatacagtaaaacctcattaagacgtttctgcaggggacaacaaaaaacgAACGTGTTAAGTGAgcaaacgtactactgaatataccaataaaaactatccaacagtgatacggaaacactagatacgattttttttgACATGAAGGCATTTTACATCGTATATCCGCAGGTACAATGAAAAGaatatctaccatttctcaagatgagaggaaagtattaaaaggtgtgaaaaacacgagagaacaaacatgaaaaccttttctgttggggcttataaaataacaagttcACTGgacggtgtgaaaaacaccaaacaacaaatatgaaaacacatgcacgggggccaataaaaatatccaaataTAATTGCAGATCACACCTTTTCTAAAATAAATGTtaatagaagccttttatttcggagcagtgggttataaaacattattttctggtcacactcctagtcaatgaattggaggttatactcggCCATGTGAGACTCCCGaaagaatgactttggccgccattttgataAACTTCGACCAAGTCGAATCGATCGAGTTGAAACTTGAAGGTGTGAGTTCAACATATGCGACCTAAGCGCGGTTTAATTTGCGGGTGCCAATCCACATCCTGAAAtattttaatgttgtcttcattagaaaggaatttcacttttaCGTATCCATacttaggctatcacaagacaaacatACACCACGCttgtcaatttcacacgattatgttcctaatccaaatATAGGCTTCTGTATCACGCAAGAAAACTTCACtgcaagcacaaataggctcactttttccgtaatcacgcaactgtggcgacagcCCTTACCTGACTTGTAAATCATCTTTCTTTCATAAGgtatgacaaataacattttcagggcaaggaaaaatgtgatcgtactcatAGTAagtggtaatagtgaaaattcgtgatgtgataggtatgtttatatgttcctaatccagatataggctaccatatcatGGGACAAATATTCAATACACTTCACTACCTATACCACTTAACACAGAATAGATTTCCAACTTCGAAATGGAATTCGAAATAtaagcacaaatagactcactgtgttattcagcaatcttgctgcaaaccggcaagcaaaactgaacattcctgaggctaacagcttgctccccaaacatgcaacttatcctgtgaagttcaggattttttttttttttttttgctttacgtcgcaccgacacagataggtcttatggcgacgatgggacaggaaagggctaggagttggaaggaagcggccgtggccttaattaaggtacagcctcagcatttgcctggtgtgaaaatgggaaaccatggaaaaccattttcagggctgccgacagtggggttcgaacctactatctcccgaatacgttcaggaatttaaggccttttttcACTAATAACGCAACTGTAGCGACGgatcttacccaagttggaaatcacgcTTGTTTCGCAAGAgaagacaaataacattttcagggctaggaaaaatgggaacgtactaagcggtaatagcgaaaatttgtgacgcgataagttaggtatttttatacagatttaatatgatgagaattcGGGAGTTCGAATTTAATATGTGGtaagcaggaaaacgtgttaataaggaacgcactaacaaggtttcactgcaTATGATTTGCAAAATTATCTGCAAAAAGTTGCATAAATAAGATTGTATCTGTTGCTTTCTAGCTCAATCAGTTCTAAACTACTGGATCAATTGAGATGAAATTTGGTTTGGGTATATCTCAGATAttagtccaactccttggctgaacggtcagtgttgaggccctcggttcagaaggtcctggattcgattcccggtcaggttgaggattttaattccatctgattaattcttctggcttggggactgggtgttggtgtttgtgcttgacccaacactctcctcttcataatgacacaacacatcacactactaatcaccacatccctccacatacaatCTGCGTCTGATGAGAAGTCacagcagcttgtaggtacggcacaagtaacagatactacactcttagctacaaacatcagtcgtgacagacaatgcgagctctctgaatcaatgcatattctTTACTAAACTGTTCATTATGCCATACTTATTCATTATAGATAATGTGTAACTAAAGATcgattgcactaccactttgaaacttcacgacaccaTCTTAATTCGCTAGGGCCACCGCGCACGGAACCGATGTTTGTTGTCAGGCGTGCGCAGCAGCCAGGCTTACCACTCCGCACCTCTTTCCCCGCATCCATGCGATTTCTCGTCAGGCAACTATTGTAGGGTTGGTGTCTGGGACAGCATTCGGTCATCAAACAGGGTCAAAGCCAcatccacagatgtgggaaaagcagtagaagaagaagacaatgggccgattgcagaaacgatgactaattCTAAgacttagacaacgtctacctaaacaacgtcaaACTTGCgcacggtcttccattgcataaacaatgttcggCCGTGTTTAACTAGatatcgtttaaagtttcaatattggttcaaaaatggagatagaagtatctttcatgcaactctttgcttgtcacaaccaatgaaattcgtcatgCGTGAGCCGAACACTAGTCAgctgttgtcttcctacacattactcaaacctggctaagcatgagcatgacttgcccacagataagaatatcgcttttggtggaaattaaatctcataacatTATCAACACTAAAGTGACATGCCACAGttcgaggaagtgtagctttgattatagtgttcttacagtgagtgtaatctaaatagcttctgCAAACGGAAGACGAAAGAACAGTACTGTGTAACTGAATGAGtagtagcttgcattctggagatcattgGTTTgaaacgcaccatcggcagccctgaaaattgttttccgtagtttccctacttTTACACTAGGTAAACACTAGTGGCCGAGTGCATCAACCTTGATTACTGTAATCAGTGTTTAAAATAGCCTTTAATCACTGTTTAAGGTCGCTTGTAGTGCATCAATCCCGATTATGGCCTTAATCACTGATTTAAAGTTAATCGGTGAAATTCGGGCGTTTAAGAATGCTAATCATTGATTAGCAACGAAACTTCAAAATGGCGGTAAGGTTTGTAGACGGTTTTGAAGACGAGTTGCTGTATCTTCAATATCTCGAATATAATGATAATCAGGGCGACGATATGGTGATAGTTGAGAGGGGTAACCCTTTTGAAGAACTCGGTGAGAAAAAATTCATGGAAAGGTTCCGTCTTTCGAAACGAACTGTGTTATTTTTGCTACAACAAATTCGTGATCAGCTGGATTTTCCAACGCGAAGAAATAATCCTGTTTCTCCAGTAAATAGGCTACTGACTGCTTTGAGATATTATGCTACGGGTGCTTTcaatattgtaataggagatacTGCCGGAATACACAGGACAACTGCAGCCAGGATTATTCTTGACGTAAGTGACATTATAGCCTCTCTCAGCAACAGATATATATTTTTTCCAAGAACAGATAGTGAAAAAAGAGAGGTCATGGAAGGGTTTTTTAACATAGCCAGATTTCCTGGAGTGATTGGAACAATCGATTGCACTCATGTCCGTATTCAATCTCCTGGTGGCAATAATGCAGAGATATTTAGGAACAGAAAAGGTTATTTTTCGATAAATGTGCAGACTATATGTGACAGCAATTTGCTAATAAGGGATATTGTAGCCAGATGGCCCGGGTCTGTGCACGATAGCACTATTTTTCAGAACTGCAGCAAGAGAGCGCAGTTCGAAAGAAGAGAAATAGCAAATGGCTATTTATTAGGTGATAGTGGTTATGCTTGCAAACCTTACCTGTTAACACCATTACTCAATCCCACAAGTAGAGAAGAGCAGAATTATAACAGGGCACACATAACAACCAGGAACACGGTGGAACGTCAGTATGGAGTATGGAAACGTAGATTTCCTGCCCTCTCAATTGGTTTAAGATGTGAAGTTCACAAAGCCTTAAACATCATTGTTGCTACTGCAGTGTTACACAATATTGCTGTATCATCAAGAGAAGACAATCCTCCAGATGATCTGGCAATAAGACATGTGTTAGAAGAGTTACAACAAAACAGAGGTCCTGATGTTGAAAATGATGCACCAATTGATGCAATACATCATATGTACAGAAATGATGATAACGCTGGGAGAGCTGTTCGCCAGGTGCTAATAAATGACTATTTCAGGTGAGTAAATTACACTGTTATACATAAAGATTCTCATAACTTTATTGTTACACATAATTTCTATAATCCTGTATAAGCAAACAGACATAACTTGCAATTAAGTTATTCACTTTTACTATTCATATTTTgccaatattttaatttttcttttaatactgctattgttaaattttttatttcaatttctttttcatgTTCTTTTTTCATAAACTCTAATTGCTGTTCTAACACAAGAATTCTCTTTTCACAGGAATCTATAAATTTATTCCTCGGAGACAGACCTACTTTCTTCTTCGGAAAGCTAGGAGTTTTCTTGGTTGGGTCTGGAGTTGAAAATGATGTTCCAGATGATCCTGACTGTGGGTCATTTGCGGGTGAAGTCTGTAGGCCTATTGTGTCCACTGTTTGATGTGTTACATCTGGACCTACATGAATTACCTCTTCGAGTGGGAAGTTTATTTCTGAAACAATTATAATGAAGTGGCATTTCTAGTGACAGACTGCTAATAATAGAATTTGAAACCTGAAAAGTGAACAGGACTGTATATTCATCATCAAGATACCTAAATGTGTTATTATTCAGGTGATAAATTAATTATTGCATCACATATACATAGTGAGAATTACCTTCAGTTACATCTCCTTGGTATAGTGCATCAGAGTCATGTGGATTTTCTAGAGGTGTTATTGTAGGCCCAATTAGAGCCATGATGTTTTCGGCACCTTTGGAATTGGGAGGCTTAAAATAACCACCACCAGTTTTATTCCTATTAACTTTCTCATCT
This window of the Anabrus simplex isolate iqAnaSimp1 chromosome 8, ASM4041472v1, whole genome shotgun sequence genome carries:
- the LOC137501883 gene encoding myb/SANT-like DNA-binding domain-containing protein 3 is translated as MEENKRKRCANYTDFETDILTELVVKYKDVVENKKTDGVTVKKKLETWKIIENEFNAIPGVRSRDYKHLKVCYENLKRKARKICADEKVNRNKTGGGYFKPPNSKGAENIMALIGPTITPLENPHDSDALYQGDVTEEINFPLEEVIHVGPDVTHQTVDTIGLQTSPANDPQSGSSGTSFSTPDPTKKTPSFPKKKVGLSPRNKFIDSCEKRILVLEQQLEFMKKEHEKEIEIKNLTIAVLKEKLKYWQNMNSKSE